Part of the Halodesulfovibrio sp. MK-HDV genome, TTCGTTATCAAACACATGGTTATTTGGATGTCAAAATAAAAAAAGAAAAGTAAGTACTCGCATGCTATGAGGCGGAATTCGATAAAATAATTAATTCTACGGGGCATTATCCCAATGTTGGGTTGTGATCGTCTTTCTGTTTTCTTGAATAACATTTTGAAATGAAGGTGTAATTTTTTTGAAGCAATACCTCTTGTAAAAGTAGAAGTTCCTGAGTACCTGTTCTTGGGATTTAAAATTGGAGATTTTATGGGTGGTATCGAACTTATTACTGTCTCTATAGCTCTTGCTATGGACGCTTTTGCCGTAGCAATTGCTACTGGAGTTGCTTTAAAAAAAGTTAGTTCACGTCAGACATTTCGATTGGCGTGGCATTTTGGCCTGTTTCAGGCTCTTATGCCAATAGTTGGATGGTACTTGGGTGCTACGGTCCGATCCTACATTGAGGAATATGATCATTGGATTGCTTTTGTCTTATTAGGATATATTGGATTTAAAATGATTCGTGAGGCTTTTGATAAAGACGAAGAATCACAGAGTGACCCGACAAAGGGAATGACTTTAGTTGTTCTATCTACTGCTACAAGTATTGACGCATTAGCGGTTGGACTAAGTTTATCAATGCTTGGGCTTTCAATTTGGTGGCCCGCCTTTGTTATTGGTATAGTGGCTTTGTTTTTTACAGCCGCGGGGCTTCATTTCGTCAAATTGTTTTCTAAAGCAACGAGTGTCAGTAAGTATGCAGAATTGTTTGGTGGATCTGTCTTAATTGGGATTGGAGTAAATATTTTGTGGGAACATGGGGCGTTATCTCTCTAGTCTTTATCTTTCTGACCTCTATTAAATAATGCAAATATGTGTGTAGTAAGAAACTGAATAAAAATATTTATTCATATAAAATAGACTACGAAAAAGGCTCTAAGTATTTCCTTAGAGCCTTTTTTTATTGTTTTAGTTCGAACAGTCTATTGTAGTTTGATTGAGAGAGGCAGGTGTAGGGGGACACCCGACTTGAGAAATACCGGATAGCCTAGATGACATAGTACGAATATGGGCTAAATATAGGACTGGTGCGGGCTTGTTCCTTTCAAAAAATATTTTTTCAAAGAGAAACCCTAAATGAGAAAAGTTCGGATTTGGGGTGTGCTTTGACTTTCCAAATGAGAATTTTGTACGGCGAAAAAATGCGTTTTGTCGTCCAACGTGAGATTATATTCGACAAAGCAAAATAGAGTAGCGGTGTTATAAACTAGTATACTGCCATTATTGACAATATATTTTATGTGCGTAGTGTTTGATTATAGGGAAAGCGGGAAGAGTGGTATCACTCTTCCCGCTTTCTTTTTTATGCATGCTTGCGCGAGCTGGCGGCGTCTGCTGGGCTATCTGTAGAAGACCTATCTGTAGGGGCAGCTCTTGCTTCAAGAGTTGCCAAACGGGTTCTGATATCTCCGTTTTCTTTCAATAATGTCCTGTTTTCCGCGTTTATTTCGCGCAATTCTTTTGTGAGTTCGCGAACCTCTTCACGCTCTTTGCGTAAATCAGCCTCTATCTTGTCACACTTCGGACATTGTGAATGTGTTTTTTGATCTGCTTTATCGGAAGCATTTGCAGGTTGCTCTGATTCGTCACCAGTCAGAAGCCATGCAATGCTGACTCCTGTCTCTGAACAGATTTTTAGTGCAACTTCAGTATTGGGCAGATTTTCATCCCGTTCGTAGAAGCCTAAAGACCCTTTGCTAACTCCAATTTGCTTAGAAAAAGCATCTTGAGATAGTTTTCCTCGCGCTATTTTAATCCTAGAACCAAGCGTATTCATAGGTAAAAGTCCATCTTCCAAAGATTTACTTTAACTTTTACGCAGGTGCAATTACGTAACCTGTTGAAAAGTAAGAAAATAAATCTATATGGGCAGAAATTTAAGTTTTACCCAAAATTCTGCTTGAAACGGACAGAATTTTAGCCTAAAAACTAGGCATGGGCAGGTTAAAAAATTAATTCTTTTCTTAATTCAATTTTTAACCTGCCCCCAACCAGAGGTCAACAATTCAGTTTGGACGAAAAGCTTGCTTAGATTGGACGGTAAAATAGATGCAGCAAATCAAACTCTTTCAATACGCAACACAAGACGAACAGGTGGCGAAGCTGGCTGGTGTTATGCCGCAGGTTCGCGCCAACATGAATAGCGTTATGAAAGAGCGGCCAAATCTTTCTCGTGATCAGCTAGCAGATGAACTGACTGAAATTTCTCGTGCTGCTGGGATTCTACTTAGTACTAGAAATGCCAAGTGTGTTTCTAGAGCTATGTTAGATAAATGGTTGCAACCAGCAGCACGGGAACATCCCCCACCTATTCTTGCGGTTGTTGCGTTCTGCATGGCCACAGGAGAC contains:
- a CDS encoding manganese efflux pump MntP family protein — its product is MGGIELITVSIALAMDAFAVAIATGVALKKVSSRQTFRLAWHFGLFQALMPIVGWYLGATVRSYIEEYDHWIAFVLLGYIGFKMIREAFDKDEESQSDPTKGMTLVVLSTATSIDALAVGLSLSMLGLSIWWPAFVIGIVALFFTAAGLHFVKLFSKATSVSKYAELFGGSVLIGIGVNILWEHGALSL
- a CDS encoding helix-turn-helix domain-containing protein, coding for MNTLGSRIKIARGKLSQDAFSKQIGVSKGSLGFYERDENLPNTEVALKICSETGVSIAWLLTGDESEQPANASDKADQKTHSQCPKCDKIEADLRKEREEVRELTKELREINAENRTLLKENGDIRTRLATLEARAAPTDRSSTDSPADAASSRKHA